CTCACGGTTGTACTTGGCAAGCATTGTCGAAAGCTCGTTGCCCTTGCTACGCTCGAGGTTATCGGCCTTGTCTTGGGCCAGGCGAAGTTCGcgcttgagcttctcaacctcatccttgcTGCTGCCAGTCGCGCGGTCCTTGTCGTGAAGGGCGCGGTCACGCTCACGGATCATGTCGGCCAACTCGAggttcttggtcttgatctcACGCTCGAGCTTCTCACGTCGATCGATAGCCTCCTGGGCGCTGGCCGCCTTGAGTTGAACGGCTTTGAACTTCTGAAGCAGATCGAGATGCTCGTGTCGCAGCTGAGAGTAGAGCTTGGCCAGTGCCTCATATTTCGTCCTCCATGTGTTGACCTGCTCCTGAAGGGCCCGAATCTGATCATCCTTGCTGTTCATTTGCTGGCCAAGGCTGTTCTGAATGTGCGACAGCTCACCCTCGAGAGCCTTGACTCGTTGGTCGTACTGTTGGAGCATCAGTTGATCACGCTCATACTGAGCGCGCGCATTCAGGTTTTCACGCTCCAGCTCGGCCAGGCGTCCCTGAGTTTGCCATTGCGCTTGTTGCGCCATGAGCGCCTCCTGCTCTCGCTGTTGCTGCTCCATcagttgctgttgttgctgctcaaACTCACGTTGAGCCTGAAGTTGTGCCTGCTGCTGGGCCAGGAgagcttgttgttgttgctgctcaaGGATGCGCTGCTGCTCTTCGTACTCTCGGTTCTGACGATCCAACTCGCTCTTCCAGAATtcattcatctcatcagGGGCGTCATTCTTGGGCTCGGGCGGGGGAGACGGCTTTCGCTCAATCTCCTGCTTCGGTCGCGCGGGTAGCGCAGGtgcatcgtcatcttccGCCAAGAGGTTgggaggatcttgaggaagcTTGGGGATAGTGATGAGACTGGTAAGGTACCGAAGGTTTGAGCATTCGTAGTAGAACTTAACTAAGCGATAATGCTGCGCGTTGTAACGTTCACGAAGGGGCTCAAGGGCCTCGTCATCTCCGGTTGCTTTGTTGATGTTAACCCTAAGGATCCTAAAGAGGGGTGGGGGAGTGAGTCACTGACTTGAATGCATTGCGCGCAGCATGCTCGTGATGAACTTATAAATTCCGTAGCTCTCCTGAACAAGGGGCACGAGGGCGGCAATTCGGCACTCGTTGTTTCCTACATTTCGGAAGTGCGAGAAGATCAGCTTTTGGAACTGCTCGATCTTATCTTGCAGCACCATCAGATCGCTGATGGTTTCATAGCCTTCATTGGGGTCGTTGATGGCCTTTAAGCTCAGGTACTCCTCATACTCGAAAGTTCCGTTGAACTCGGGGTGCTGGTGGTGGAAGGAGAGCTTCGCAAGTAGGTAATAAACGTATTCGCGGATCAGAGGCGCATAACCGCGCATGCCTTCTCCTCCGCCCATTCCGCGGTTCAAgctatcgatccatgcgcGGTTTGCCATTGCCTCCTTGAGCGCACTGGGGTGGCCTTCTTGGAGTACTTTGTGGATCGTGATCAGGGCCTTGAATGTCTGGACTTCATCGGCTAGGATAGGTTGGCTGTTGGTAGTCGATCAGCGGaagttgtcatgatgaggaCGTGTGAGACGTACACCTTGATGCCGGACCAGAAGGCGGCGGAGGACCGATGGTCCCATGTATAGACGATACATGCTCGGACATGCTTTCGCTTTGGAGAGATCTCCTCGACGTTTGtagccttcttgatgttgatagcGAGCTCTTGATCGGTTCTGCGCACGATGACGGGGTTAGCTTGGCGGTCATGAAACGTGACAGTGTCGCTGACTTGGTATGCTCGGTGCCGCgcacagcagcagccatgtTTGCAATTGGTGGCGGGCAAGCTCCGCGACGCTATTATTCGATAATGGGTAAAGATGTTTGCGCAAGGAAAATTGGTCAGGTCTTCGACGATGCTATAGTAGCCCCTGGAAATCACGAGACAATTTCCCAGCAAAGCCGACGCCGCGCAAGCTTAGGAGATTAGGCAGAGAGTAAACCGTAGGAAATGAAAGGATGATTAAAGAGATCGAGGGACTGAGGTTTGTGAGAGTGCGGCTGTAGATCGAGTATTCGCGGTCGTCGTCAGCCTTGACAAATCTTGGGCGACTCTTGGGCGTGGCTCGTCTCTGCGATTCGATGGATGTCGTAGTAGCTTCAGTGGCTGGGCCGCAAGAGCCAAGAGGCGAGCGTCATACGGGGTACGTATCGTCCGTTGTGTGGGGCACGGCTGTTGAAGACTTCAGTCAGCTTCCTTGAATTGGTGGCCAAATTAGGTATCACACTTAGACGAGCACTTTGAAAGGTTCAAGACATGGTTTTACAGCATCAGCTGGTATATTCTGTAAAaacatatatatatatatatataatggTAGACGCATCTTGAAATAATTACAAGTTCGGGAGAGTTGTCGGAGCATGACTACATGAAAGATCAGAGCTGAGCGGTGTTTTCTCATACTTTATGAAATGTTCAAAGTTAAGGAGCATTCATATTAAAATTTGgtaaattttatataatatgtTCATCAATTATTTACAGCTCTCATAAAGTGAACTCTAAAATCTTGCAGACTTCTCAGGTATTCACATACAACATTTATCTTGTTCAGCTCTCGAGCTACATATCTACATAGAATAACACAATCTAAGCCAAGCATATACAGAAAGCTTTCATTCTCAGTTGAGAGTCCCACCCAATACTTGCAACGTGCAGGGTCAACTCGACTCATGTACGGCATTGAAAGGCTCTTTGTTACATTGTGATCCTCGACATACGAAATGAGCCTATCTCAGTAGTGTAGCAACAACTCATATCGtcttctttcatgagttTCTATAAGTATAGTGCTGTCTACGACGAGTTCACTCTGAACTTTCAAGAACGACGTGGAGATAGGCACAATTGGCGAGGAATTAACTTGTGACTACCTTATCGAAAGAAGTTTCGAGTGGCACTTCGACGTAACGCTTAGAATGAAATGCCGAGTAAAGTATTTTGTTCGTATGTAAGTCAAGGCAGGGCACCTGAATAACACAAGAACAACATAAAAGGTACAGGGTAGGCGGACTGGGACAATCGAATTGATGTTCTTAGACATGGAAGCCTTGGATCATTTTGAGCGTCTCTATTGACGACAATGTTAATATCACGACGAAACTGGAATCACTGCAAGTATAGTGTAACGAGGCCTCATATTACTAGATGACATAACTAGATGAGCCATAATGTGATACTTGTCGATCCAGTAATGGACCCGAATCTGTGTTTGGCATCCACCATGCACCTCAATATTTAAGAAAACGACATCGGTTAATCACACGGAATGGATGAGGGAGAAACGTCAGTTCATTCATACGTCAAGCAGACGCCATGCCCATTATATAGGCCAGGCACATTTCACTAAAGGTATCTTCAAATACAGACAGTGGCATGCTTCAAACGATGTCTTTTTTTGGTCTCATTGCCTATGGACATCAAAATGCAAGCCCTTGCCATGCAGAGTTTCCCATCCGGACGCAATACCCCAGGTAAATAGAAGCCAGCACCACCAACCCCGcaattcttttcttttaGATCGTAGTCTCGTAGGGAAGAGGAGTGACGGTCTGAGGAGGGTTGTCGGCGAGCGACAGTGTGTGAGCCTCACGGGGTCCAGCGGGCTGACGCTTGACCTGGACGACGGTACCgttggccttggcctccttcttggcctcggcgTTGGCCTTGACTCGCTTGAGGAAGTCCTCACGAGATCGGGATTGCTGGATGTGCTCGATTCGGACGTTGATTCGCTTCTCGATGTATCGGTGCTTCACCTGCTTGTAGATGATGACACCGACAGCAGACTTGGTGACGTTGTAGATGACACCAGTCTTGCCGTGGTACACCTTGAAGGGCATACTGTGACCATTGTTAGCCCTCCTGTTCCAATGCCCACAGGAATTCCTCCAAAAAGCGTCCAAGTCTCGCAATTTCGCGTGTATTGTCGCATGATGGCAAAGGGAGCTCTGCTTACCCCTTCTGGACGGCACCGTTCGCCTTGATGTCGACGATATCACCAACGCGGTACTGTCGGAGATAGGTGTTCAGGGCAATCATACCCTTCTTGCGGAAGTCCCGGCTGAAGGCATACTAAAAAATTCACATCGTCAGTCTCATGCCGACGTCGTCGAAATTTCATTCTCGCAGGAATCGGTGGTTGAACATACGCGGGTGCCCGCTCTCTTTCCGTAGGAGTGACCCATCTCGAATGTGATATGCCGGTACCGGTCGGGTTGGGGTTAGTAGTCGTGGTTGGCGAAAGAGATGGTGAAGTCCTTCGCTTTGGTGTTGTGGATTTCTCGAAGGCGGCCTTGTGGGAGCGGGACCTCAGATTTTCCGAAAGTTTTTTCCCACCTCAGTAGGGCAAGGGCGATTGTGGGTTGGGTCGCACCTGCATCTTAGGGTTCAGCTGGCGCACGTGACCGCTAGCTCCGCCAAATTTCTGTCCGCACATTTTGCTACGATTCGTGTCTTGTGAGAAAGTTCAACTCCCGCAGAACACCCAAGGAGCAAGTCAAGTGAGTATATCACCGCCGCCACGAGTGCATCGCCAAAGAATATCAATTAACAAAGTCTTCAGGATGCCTCCCCGCGCCCACTCCAAGACCTCCCGTGTCCCCCGCCGACCCTTCGAGTCTGCCCGACTGTCAGTATCACCGGCCACTGAACATGAGCTTGTCTCTGTTTAAGTCGTATGTGAATGAAAACTGACCGAATAACAATAGTGACTCCGAGTTGAAGCTCGTTGGCGAGTATGGCCTGCGCAACAAGCGTGAGGTCTGGCGAGTCGGTCTGACTCTGTCCAAGATCCGTCGTGCTGCCCGGTATGTAAACCTTTGCACTTTTTGTGTGcgctgatgaggaagagTCTTCTAACCAATTTTACAGTCAGCTTCTTACCCTCGACGAGAAGGACCCCAAGCGTCTCTTCGAAGGCAATGCCCTCATTCGACGTCTCGTCCGTGTCGGTGTCCTTGACGAGTCCCGCATGAAGCTCGATTACGTCCTGGCTCTTAAGATCGAGGATTTCCTTGAGCGCCGTCTCCAGACCTGTGTCTGGAAGCTCGGTCTTGCCAAGTCTATCCACCACGCCCGTGTTCTGATCCGCCAGCGTCACATCCGAGTCGGAAAGCAGATCGTCAACGTTCCCTCTTTCATCGTCCGTCTCGACTCCCAGAAGCACATCGACTTTGCTCTTACCTCGCCCTTCGGTGGTGGCCGTCCCGGCCGTGTCCGCAGAAAGAAGGCCGCCGCCGCTGCTGGCGGTGAGGGTGgtgaggacgaggaggacgaggagtAAATGCAACTAAAAATGCAAAAACGATTCCCCCTGTCTAGGGCACTTGGTGATGGAATACCACTCATGGGAAGGGGATTCTCTTCATAGCTTGCGGCGTTGGCCAGAGGATAAAAATGGAATGATTTCACCGGATAACGACAAACAAAAATTTCCCGGTGTCTCTCCACCTGTGTACATGAATCTCATGAAACATGAATCCAATCACGACATCCACCCATAATTCTTCATTTGCTGTGAATGTTTCAATGTCAATGTAGCTGTCGCCATGTATCTGATGCCCATGGTATGTAACAGTGTTGTAATTATGTATAGTAATGCATCGCTATGATAAAAGTTCATCCTTGCCCAGCAGCTTTGCCATTGGGTCGTTCGTCACCGTCCGTTTCCTCCTATACTCATCCATTTCCTCTTCTGTCACACCATTCATCATTTCTTCTCTTGTCCGCTTGCGCGACTGCTCTTCctctctgttcttctctgcctcctccTTTGAAGGCTCTTCtgtctcctcttcatcatcattgaccAGGTTGGCCCCAGTTCGTTGACGCTCAGCCGCCTCCCATGCCAATTTTCCATCGTCACCAGTACAGTAACTGTTTTTTATGAACGAATGACAGCAAGCGTAGCCCCATTTGAAGCTGGACCA
The window above is part of the Fusarium oxysporum f. sp. lycopersici 4287 chromosome 8, whole genome shotgun sequence genome. Proteins encoded here:
- a CDS encoding 50S ribosomal protein L21e, giving the protein MGHSYGKRAGTRYAFSRDFRKKGMIALNTYLRQYRVGDIVDIKANGAVQKGMPFKVYHGKTGVIYNVTKSAVGVIIYKQVKHRYIEKRINVRIEHIQQSRSREDFLKRVKANAEAKKEAKANGTVVQVKRQPAGPREAHTLSLADNPPQTVTPLPYETTI
- a CDS encoding 40S ribosomal protein S9, which gives rise to MPPRAHSKTSRVPRRPFESARLDSELKLVGEYGLRNKREVWRVGLTLSKIRRAARQLLTLDEKDPKRLFEGNALIRRLVRVGVLDESRMKLDYVLALKIEDFLERRLQTCVWKLGLAKSIHHARVLIRQRHIRVGKQIVNVPSFIVRLDSQKHIDFALTSPFGGGRPGRVRRKKAAAAAGGEGGEDEEDEE